A stretch of the Sulfurimonas sp. HSL-1656 genome encodes the following:
- the truA gene encoding tRNA pseudouridine(38-40) synthase TruA, with protein sequence MRIKLTLSYNGSRFSGSQSQTETGNTVMGVLHQALTRLGISAKPVASGRTDAGVHAFRQVVHIDLPPHWSDLVKLRRALSHQLPASIAIRRLEAAEDDFHARFSAHRRVYRYIMSDREPNPFEAELVTFVAAPLDLDRINEAMHRFEGEHDFEFFKKTGSDVKHYVRTVYKAFAYRHRGYTILYFEANGYLRSQIRMMADAVLKVNSGEMRLPQLQEQIDLKARHSTDLAPAAGLYLSKIIY encoded by the coding sequence ATGCGCATCAAACTGACCCTCAGCTATAACGGCAGCCGCTTCTCCGGCTCCCAGAGCCAGACGGAGACGGGCAATACCGTCATGGGCGTCCTGCACCAGGCGCTCACGCGCCTCGGCATCAGTGCCAAACCGGTCGCGTCGGGCCGCACCGACGCCGGCGTCCACGCCTTCCGCCAGGTCGTGCATATCGACCTGCCGCCGCACTGGAGCGACCTCGTCAAACTCCGCCGTGCCCTCTCCCACCAGCTGCCCGCGTCCATCGCCATCCGCCGCCTCGAAGCGGCCGAGGATGACTTCCATGCCCGCTTCAGCGCGCACCGCCGGGTCTATCGCTACATCATGAGTGACCGCGAACCGAACCCCTTCGAAGCGGAACTCGTCACCTTCGTCGCTGCGCCCCTGGACCTGGATCGCATCAACGAGGCCATGCACCGCTTTGAAGGTGAACACGACTTTGAGTTCTTCAAAAAGACCGGTTCCGACGTCAAGCACTACGTGCGCACCGTCTACAAAGCCTTCGCCTACCGCCACAGGGGCTACACCATCCTCTACTTCGAGGCCAACGGCTACCTCCGTTCACAGATCCGGATGATGGCCGACGCCGTCTTGAAGGTCAACAGCGGCGAGATGCGCCTGCCGCAGCTGCAGGAGCAGATCGACCTCAAAGCCCGCCACAGCACGGACCTCGCCCCCGCCGCCGGACTCTACCTCTCGAAGATCATCTACTGA
- a CDS encoding LptF/LptG family permease, producing MHRLRRYILSTFGLLFFSIFLPLFSIASVIFLIKLASYTAVIQLNLWEMFKLYLFILPEILFYTLPITFFVAAALSLFRLSTDNEMVVVFALGIRPTFILTTLMKPAALLSLLLIFNFFVLFPHTTVLSTNFVRYKQSEANFNLQASEFGHNFGDWLLYIGKAHKDRSYGDVVLFHKEAKEEILIQAEKAEVLNNRGILRLKLTNGQGYSYTDEKMTQMQFEAMMINNVMQTELRPYNSPIEFWLDPERRKSKIRMFITDILLSLFPVAGLFAALSIGIAHVRHQKGYVYLWLFVSMLFYYAGTTGLQKALGFYTIPAVFFSWLFVTYIIYRRRIRARF from the coding sequence ATGCATAGACTGCGCCGCTATATCCTGAGCACCTTCGGCCTGCTCTTTTTCTCGATCTTCCTGCCGCTCTTCTCCATTGCGTCGGTGATCTTCCTGATCAAGCTCGCCAGCTATACGGCGGTCATCCAGCTCAACCTCTGGGAGATGTTCAAGCTCTACCTGTTCATCCTCCCCGAGATCCTCTTTTACACCCTGCCCATTACCTTCTTTGTCGCCGCGGCCCTGTCACTGTTCCGCCTTTCGACCGACAACGAGATGGTCGTCGTATTCGCACTGGGAATACGCCCGACCTTTATCCTCACGACGCTCATGAAACCGGCAGCGCTCCTGAGCCTGCTGCTCATCTTCAACTTTTTCGTCCTCTTTCCCCATACGACGGTCCTTTCGACGAACTTCGTCCGCTACAAGCAGAGCGAAGCGAACTTCAACCTCCAGGCTTCCGAGTTCGGGCACAACTTCGGCGACTGGCTGCTCTACATCGGCAAGGCGCACAAGGACCGCAGCTACGGCGACGTCGTGCTGTTCCACAAAGAGGCGAAAGAGGAGATCCTCATTCAGGCGGAAAAGGCCGAGGTACTCAACAACCGGGGCATTCTCCGCCTGAAGCTGACCAACGGCCAGGGGTACAGCTACACCGATGAGAAAATGACCCAGATGCAGTTCGAGGCGATGATGATCAACAACGTCATGCAGACAGAGCTGCGTCCCTACAACAGTCCCATCGAATTCTGGCTCGACCCCGAGCGGCGCAAAAGCAAAATCCGGATGTTCATCACCGACATCCTGCTCTCCCTCTTCCCCGTCGCGGGCCTCTTCGCGGCCCTTTCCATCGGCATCGCCCACGTCCGGCATCAGAAAGGGTACGTCTACCTCTGGCTCTTCGTCTCGATGCTCTTCTACTACGCGGGGACGACAGGGCTGCAGAAAGCGCTCGGTTTCTACACGATCCCGGCCGTCTTCTTCAGCTGGCTCTTTGTCACCTACATCATCTACCGCAGACGCATCCGGGCACGCTTTTAA
- a CDS encoding prepilin peptidase: MFWTTLALVALFGALFGSFLNVVIYRIPRGESVVFPASHCPHCGTNLKPWHNIPVLSWLMLRGRCAFCGVPISAQYPLIELLSAAIAASLYLKLGLSAAMIGITGVFLTLLALLVIDFYYKMVPDSLNLLALTLAVVSVWSPQMLAENLKNALLFAGGFALLRFYVSYYLFIKIKRMSPNLKQASWVRNYNTIPAVVEAMGEGDIMIGATMGALLGVQLGLAAVFLSALLALPAMLLTRNETDASKQLPFIPFLAMATWIVYIFDTPIARWMEAFYA; this comes from the coding sequence ATGTTCTGGACCACCCTCGCACTTGTCGCCCTGTTCGGAGCCCTCTTCGGCTCCTTTCTCAACGTCGTCATCTACCGTATCCCCCGCGGCGAAAGCGTCGTCTTCCCCGCGTCGCACTGCCCGCACTGTGGAACCAACCTGAAGCCGTGGCACAACATTCCCGTCCTCTCCTGGCTCATGCTGCGCGGCCGCTGTGCTTTCTGCGGGGTGCCCATCAGCGCGCAGTACCCGCTGATCGAGCTGCTCAGCGCCGCCATTGCCGCCTCGCTCTACCTGAAGCTCGGGCTCTCCGCGGCCATGATCGGGATCACCGGGGTCTTTCTGACCCTGCTGGCCCTGCTGGTGATCGACTTCTACTACAAAATGGTCCCCGACAGCCTGAACCTGCTGGCCCTGACCCTCGCCGTGGTGAGCGTCTGGTCGCCGCAGATGCTGGCGGAGAACCTGAAAAACGCCCTGCTCTTTGCCGGGGGGTTTGCGCTCCTGCGTTTCTACGTCTCCTACTACCTCTTTATCAAGATCAAACGCATGAGCCCCAACCTCAAACAGGCCTCCTGGGTCCGTAACTACAATACGATTCCCGCCGTCGTCGAGGCGATGGGGGAAGGCGACATTATGATCGGCGCGACGATGGGCGCCCTGCTGGGAGTGCAGCTCGGCCTGGCCGCCGTCTTCCTCTCCGCCCTGCTCGCCCTGCCGGCAATGCTGCTGACCCGTAACGAGACCGACGCCAGCAAGCAGCTGCCGTTCATCCCGTTCCTGGCAATGGCGACCTGGATCGTCTACATCTTCGATACACCGATCGCGCGCTGGATGGAAGCCTTCTATGCATAG
- a CDS encoding di-trans,poly-cis-decaprenylcistransferase → MSNLPRHVAIIMDGNGRWAQQQEQPRVKGHEKGAEVVRDIMTFASRHDEIRILTLYAFSTENWKRPKAEVEFLMKLLSRYLKKEQHVYLENNVRFHAIGDLSRFSASLQKLIRQTEEKTAHCTGLHHHLALNYGAKDEIIRAVKTLQHDGIELTEEALDAALDATEPVDLLIRTGGDQRLSNFLLWQVAYAELFFTRTLWPDFTPHELQSIIDRFKSVERRFGGL, encoded by the coding sequence ATGAGCAACCTGCCCCGCCACGTCGCGATCATTATGGACGGCAACGGCCGCTGGGCACAGCAGCAGGAGCAACCGCGCGTCAAGGGGCACGAAAAAGGGGCGGAAGTCGTCCGCGATATCATGACCTTCGCCTCCCGCCACGACGAGATCAGGATCCTGACCCTCTATGCTTTCAGCACGGAGAACTGGAAACGCCCCAAGGCCGAAGTGGAGTTCCTGATGAAGCTGCTGTCACGCTACCTGAAGAAAGAGCAGCACGTCTACCTGGAGAACAACGTCCGCTTCCATGCCATCGGCGACCTTTCGCGCTTCTCAGCCTCCCTGCAGAAGCTGATCCGCCAGACGGAGGAGAAGACGGCGCACTGCACGGGACTGCATCATCACCTCGCCCTCAACTACGGGGCGAAGGATGAGATCATCCGTGCCGTCAAGACGCTGCAGCACGACGGAATCGAACTGACGGAGGAGGCGCTTGACGCTGCGCTTGACGCCACCGAACCCGTCGACCTGCTTATCCGCACGGGCGGCGACCAGCGCCTTTCCAATTTTCTGCTTTGGCAGGTGGCCTACGCTGAGCTCTTCTTTACCCGCACGCTCTGGCCCGATTTTACGCCCCATGAGCTGCAAAGCATTATCGACCGGTTCAAGTCGGTCGAGCGCCGTTTCGGAGGATTATAA